One window from the genome of Spiractinospora alimapuensis encodes:
- a CDS encoding ribose-phosphate diphosphokinase, producing the protein MTGIEAAGQKKMMLFGGQHHPQLTEDVAGQLGIDVTPTRFERFANSEIFVRYLESVRGSDAFVIQAHSDPVNEAIMEQLIMVDALKRASAKRITVVTPFLGYARQDKKHRGREPISGRLVTDLFRTAGADRLMAIDLHTDQIQGFFDGPVDHLFALPILADYVEAKLSSSEVTIVSPDAGRIRTADRWADRLGASLAFIHKRRDPDIANEVRVHEVVGDVSGRSCVLVDDMIDTGGTIVKAADALFEYGAREVIVAATHGVLSGPAAKRLQDSKVSEVVITNTLPIPPERQFDKLTELSIAPLLARAIEQVFTDGSVTSLFDGAS; encoded by the coding sequence TTGACCGGCATAGAGGCCGCGGGTCAGAAGAAGATGATGCTCTTCGGTGGGCAGCATCATCCACAACTGACCGAAGACGTGGCCGGTCAGCTGGGCATCGATGTGACGCCGACGAGGTTCGAGCGGTTCGCCAACTCCGAGATCTTCGTGCGGTACCTGGAGTCCGTTCGCGGATCTGACGCCTTCGTCATCCAGGCGCATTCCGACCCCGTCAACGAAGCCATCATGGAGCAGTTGATCATGGTGGACGCGCTCAAGCGGGCTTCGGCGAAGCGCATCACGGTCGTGACACCGTTCCTGGGCTACGCGCGGCAGGACAAGAAGCACCGTGGGCGGGAACCGATCTCCGGTCGTCTGGTGACGGACCTCTTCCGTACCGCGGGCGCCGACCGTCTGATGGCGATCGACCTGCACACCGACCAGATCCAGGGGTTCTTCGACGGCCCCGTCGACCACCTGTTCGCGCTGCCGATCCTGGCCGACTACGTCGAGGCCAAGCTCTCCAGCTCCGAGGTCACGATCGTGTCCCCCGACGCGGGGCGCATCCGGACCGCGGACCGGTGGGCCGACCGCCTCGGTGCCTCCCTGGCCTTCATCCACAAGCGTCGTGACCCCGACATCGCCAACGAGGTGCGGGTGCACGAGGTGGTGGGCGACGTCTCCGGCCGCAGTTGCGTCCTCGTCGACGACATGATCGACACCGGTGGCACCATCGTGAAGGCCGCCGACGCGCTATTCGAGTACGGAGCGCGGGAAGTGATCGTCGCGGCGACCCACGGCGTGCTGTCCGGACCGGCGGCGAAGCGACTTCAGGACTCCAAGGTGTCGGAGGTCGTCATCACCAACACCCTCCCGATCCCGCCCGAACGTCAATTCGATAAGCTGACCGAACTCAGCATCGCCCCCCTCCTTGCCCGTGCCATAGAGCAGGTCTTCACCGACGGTTCGGTGACGAGCCTCTTCGACGGGGCCAGCTGA
- a CDS encoding MarR family winged helix-turn-helix transcriptional regulator yields MRDEVDGLVEAWTSERPDLDVQPLHVLSRISRLARHLDRARRQIFAEHDLEPWEFDVLSELRRSGDPYQLTPGRLLRATLVTSGTMTNRIDRLAMAGLVERRPDPADRRGVLVQLTPRGRSRVDAALSDLIDYEKSLLGDMTERQRTELATLLRSLLSPLDVEPSDPRS; encoded by the coding sequence ATGCGCGATGAGGTGGATGGGCTAGTCGAGGCGTGGACCTCGGAACGACCCGATCTTGACGTCCAACCCCTCCATGTCCTGAGCCGCATCTCCCGGCTCGCACGCCACCTCGACCGGGCGCGTCGGCAGATCTTCGCCGAGCACGACCTGGAGCCCTGGGAGTTCGACGTTCTCAGTGAGCTCCGCCGCTCCGGCGACCCCTACCAACTCACCCCGGGGAGACTCCTGCGGGCCACCCTGGTGACCTCGGGGACGATGACCAACCGGATCGACCGCCTGGCCATGGCCGGCCTGGTCGAGCGTCGCCCCGACCCGGCGGACCGCCGGGGAGTGCTGGTCCAGCTCACGCCGCGGGGGCGTTCCCGCGTCGACGCCGCGCTGTCCGACCTGATCGACTACGAGAAGTCGCTACTGGGGGACATGACGGAGCGTCAGCGTACCGAACTGGCAACGTTGTTGCGGTCGCTGCTGTCCCCTCTCGACGTCGAGCCCTCCGATCCGCGAAGCTGA
- a CDS encoding 3'(2'),5'-bisphosphate nucleotidase CysQ, giving the protein MSGIRNDHEVARDLATEAGQHLLRLRARQGFDEPDVLRTLGDRLSHEFLFSALERLRPSDPVLSEEGVVDDPSRLTARRVWIIDPLDGTREFAEPGRSDWAVHVALWEAGDLVAGAVALPAQGSTLSTVDPPWLPGERPAEQRLRITVSRTRPPEFARRIATQLGAELVPMGSAGAKICAVLLGIADIYLHSGGQHEWDSAAPVAVARAAGLHTSRIDGSPLTYNQPDASLPDVLVCRPELATTLLASIQSCANTENSA; this is encoded by the coding sequence GTGAGCGGTATCCGTAACGACCATGAGGTGGCTCGGGACTTGGCTACCGAGGCCGGCCAGCACCTGTTGCGTCTGCGGGCTCGTCAGGGGTTCGACGAACCCGACGTCCTGCGAACCCTGGGTGATCGCCTCTCGCACGAGTTCCTCTTCTCGGCGCTGGAGCGACTTCGCCCCAGTGACCCGGTGCTGTCGGAGGAGGGGGTCGTTGACGACCCCAGTCGCCTGACCGCACGGAGGGTCTGGATCATCGACCCCCTGGACGGGACCCGGGAGTTCGCGGAGCCCGGGCGCAGCGACTGGGCCGTCCACGTCGCCCTGTGGGAGGCGGGCGACCTGGTCGCCGGGGCGGTCGCCCTCCCGGCCCAGGGCAGCACCCTGTCCACCGTCGATCCGCCGTGGCTTCCGGGGGAGCGTCCGGCCGAGCAGCGACTGCGGATCACGGTCAGTCGCACCCGGCCGCCGGAGTTCGCGCGACGGATCGCCACCCAGTTGGGGGCGGAGCTGGTGCCCATGGGGTCCGCGGGGGCGAAGATCTGCGCGGTGCTCCTGGGCATCGCCGACATCTACCTGCACTCGGGGGGACAGCACGAGTGGGACAGCGCGGCTCCGGTAGCCGTCGCTCGGGCCGCGGGGCTGCACACGTCCCGCATCGACGGAAGTCCGTTGACCTACAACCAGCCGGACGCCTCGCTGCCGGACGTCCTGGTGTGCCGGCCCGAACTCGCGACGACGTTGCTGGCGAGCATCCAGTCCTGCGCGAACACCGAAAACAGCGCGTGA
- a CDS encoding sulfate adenylyltransferase subunit 1, with product MTNDILRFATAGSVDDGKSTLIGRLLYDSKSIFEDQLEAVERTSRDRGEEDANLALLTDGLRAEREQGITIDVAYRYFATPRRTFIIADTPGHVQYTRNMVTGASTADLAVVLVDARKGLQEQSRRHAFLATLLRVPHLVFAVNKMDLVDYDEARFERIKDEFTDFAAKLDVPDLTFIPISALRGDNVVGRSPNMDWYDGPPLLRHLENVHIASDRNLVDVRFPVQYVIRPHRAADPALHDYRGYAGQVAGGVLKPGDTVTHLPSGLETTITEISTADGPVAEAFSPMSVTLRLADDIDISRGDMICRPQNQPSVTQDVDAMLCWMSETRPLTARSRLLLKHTTRSVRTVVRDVHYQLDVNTLHRDESADTLRLNQIGRVALRTTQPIFTDAYRRNRLTGGFILVDESTNATVAAGMIVDT from the coding sequence ATGACCAACGACATCCTGCGATTCGCCACCGCCGGCTCGGTCGACGACGGCAAGAGCACACTGATCGGTCGGCTGCTCTACGACTCCAAGTCCATCTTCGAGGACCAGTTGGAGGCGGTGGAACGCACCAGCCGCGACCGTGGCGAGGAGGACGCCAACCTCGCGCTGCTCACCGACGGTCTGCGGGCCGAGCGCGAGCAGGGAATCACCATCGACGTCGCCTACCGGTACTTCGCGACGCCGCGCCGGACGTTCATCATCGCCGACACTCCGGGGCACGTGCAGTACACCCGCAACATGGTGACGGGGGCGTCCACTGCGGACCTGGCGGTGGTCTTGGTGGACGCGCGCAAGGGCCTACAGGAACAGAGTCGTCGCCACGCGTTCCTCGCGACGCTGCTGCGGGTGCCGCACCTGGTGTTCGCGGTGAACAAGATGGACCTCGTCGACTACGACGAGGCTCGGTTCGAGCGGATCAAGGACGAGTTCACCGACTTCGCGGCCAAGTTGGACGTCCCGGACCTCACCTTCATCCCCATCTCCGCCCTCCGGGGTGACAACGTGGTCGGCCGGTCCCCGAACATGGACTGGTACGACGGGCCCCCGCTGCTGCGCCACCTGGAGAACGTGCACATCGCCTCCGACCGGAACCTGGTCGACGTGCGCTTCCCGGTCCAGTACGTGATCCGACCGCACCGCGCGGCCGACCCGGCCCTGCACGACTACCGGGGCTACGCCGGCCAGGTCGCCGGCGGCGTCCTCAAGCCGGGCGACACCGTCACCCACCTTCCGTCGGGACTGGAGACCACGATCACCGAGATCTCCACGGCGGACGGTCCCGTGGCCGAGGCGTTCTCCCCCATGTCGGTGACGCTGCGGCTCGCCGACGACATCGACATCTCCCGCGGGGACATGATCTGCCGCCCCCAGAACCAACCGTCGGTCACCCAGGACGTGGACGCCATGCTGTGCTGGATGTCCGAGACCCGCCCCCTCACCGCTCGGAGCCGGCTGCTCCTGAAACACACCACCCGCAGCGTTCGCACCGTGGTCCGGGACGTCCACTACCAACTGGACGTCAACACCCTGCACCGCGACGAGTCCGCCGACACCCTCAGGCTCAACCAAATCGGTCGTGTCGCCCTGCGAACGACACAGCCCATCTTCACCGACGCCTACCGACGCAATCGCCTGACCGGCGGATTCATCCTCGTCGACGAGTCGACCAACGCAACCGTCGCCGCCGGCATGATCGTCGACACCTAG
- a CDS encoding acyl-CoA desaturase, which produces MTTTAPEPSAGAATAPAANPDLDPEGTSRAQRVTVFFFVLVPLLALIAAVPFAWGWGLTLTDVIIAAVFYLISGLGVTVGYHRYFTHGSFKAKRPLRIALAVAGSLSVEGSVVKWVADHRRHHKYADAEGDPHSPWRFGDDWRSVAKGLFYAHMGWLFLSEEKTSPKRFAPDLLKDRDIARVDKLFIPLTLVSLLAPALIGGLVTMSWWGALTAFFWGSLVRIALLHHVTWSVNSICHTIGEENFAVRDRSRNVWWLAIPSFGESWHNLHHADPTCARHGVLKGQIDISARVIWLFEKLNWAHTVRWPNTERLAAKRVEE; this is translated from the coding sequence GTGACGACAACCGCCCCCGAGCCCTCCGCCGGCGCGGCGACAGCCCCCGCCGCGAACCCCGATCTCGACCCCGAGGGGACCAGTCGCGCGCAGCGCGTCACCGTCTTCTTCTTCGTCCTGGTCCCGCTGTTGGCCCTGATCGCCGCGGTGCCCTTCGCCTGGGGTTGGGGGCTGACACTCACCGACGTGATCATCGCGGCGGTGTTCTACCTGATCAGCGGGCTCGGTGTGACGGTTGGTTACCACCGGTACTTCACCCACGGCTCCTTCAAGGCCAAGCGTCCCCTGCGGATCGCGCTGGCGGTGGCGGGAAGCCTCTCCGTCGAGGGCAGTGTGGTCAAGTGGGTGGCGGACCACCGGCGGCACCACAAGTACGCCGACGCCGAGGGTGACCCGCACTCACCCTGGCGGTTCGGCGACGACTGGCGCTCCGTCGCCAAAGGCCTCTTCTACGCCCACATGGGATGGCTGTTCCTCAGCGAGGAGAAGACCTCGCCCAAGCGCTTCGCGCCGGACCTGCTGAAGGACCGTGACATTGCCCGGGTGGACAAGCTGTTCATCCCGCTGACGTTGGTCTCGCTCCTCGCCCCCGCCCTCATCGGTGGTCTGGTGACGATGTCGTGGTGGGGCGCGCTCACCGCGTTCTTCTGGGGAAGCCTGGTGCGCATCGCCCTCCTGCACCACGTGACGTGGTCGGTGAACTCCATCTGCCACACCATCGGCGAGGAGAACTTCGCCGTCCGCGACCGGTCCCGCAACGTCTGGTGGCTCGCCATCCCCTCCTTCGGAGAGTCCTGGCACAACCTCCACCACGCCGACCCCACCTGCGCACGCCACGGCGTACTCAAAGGCCAAATCGACATCTCCGCCCGCGTCATCTGGCTCTTCGAAAAACTCAACTGGGCCCACACCGTACGCTGGCCCAACACCGAAAGACTCGCCGCCAAGCGTGTGGAAGAATAA
- the glmU gene encoding bifunctional UDP-N-acetylglucosamine diphosphorylase/glucosamine-1-phosphate N-acetyltransferase GlmU: MSASRPAAVIVLAAGEGTRMRSRTPKVLHEICGRSLVAHVLAAAAELAPQRTVVVVGHERERVSAHVDEVAPGVTTAVQDKQNGTGHAVRMALDSLAGDDTTPADALSGTVVLCYGDTPLLRGRTLGDLVAAHEAGGNAATVLSAHLDDPTGYGRIIRDSSGACAGIVEEADATADQRAITEINSGMYAFDGAALAAVVQRLSTDNAKGEEYITDTVALLRGDGLRVGVSVAEDAGEIEGVNDRVQLAAARASLNRRLLETHMRAGVTVVDPASTLVDVDVTIGQDAVIEPQTQLLGGTVVGDEAHVGPGARLTDTAVGAGATVSHTVAEGAEIGERAVVGPYSYLRPGARLGGRAKVGTFVEVKNSNVGEGTKIPHLTYVGDADIGKEANIGASSVFVNYDGVHKNRTVVGDHARTGSDTMFIAPVNVGDGAYTGAGTVVREDVPPGALAVSEGHRQRNIDGWVRSRRPGTAAADAAERATSAED, translated from the coding sequence TTGAGCGCGAGCCGCCCCGCAGCCGTCATCGTCCTCGCCGCGGGTGAGGGCACCCGGATGAGATCCCGGACGCCGAAAGTCCTCCACGAGATCTGCGGCCGCAGCCTGGTCGCACACGTGCTCGCCGCCGCCGCCGAGCTCGCTCCGCAACGGACAGTGGTCGTGGTCGGGCACGAGCGCGAACGCGTGTCCGCGCACGTCGACGAGGTCGCCCCGGGCGTCACCACCGCCGTGCAGGACAAGCAGAACGGGACCGGACACGCGGTCCGCATGGCCTTGGACTCCCTGGCAGGGGACGACACGACGCCGGCCGACGCGCTCAGCGGCACCGTGGTGCTCTGCTACGGCGACACGCCGCTCCTGCGCGGCAGGACGCTCGGCGACCTCGTGGCCGCGCATGAGGCCGGCGGGAACGCCGCCACCGTGCTGAGCGCCCACCTGGACGACCCGACGGGATACGGCCGGATCATCCGTGACTCCTCCGGAGCCTGCGCGGGCATCGTCGAGGAGGCGGACGCCACGGCCGACCAGCGCGCCATCACGGAGATCAACTCCGGCATGTACGCCTTCGACGGAGCCGCGCTCGCCGCGGTGGTGCAGCGGCTGAGCACTGACAACGCCAAGGGCGAGGAGTACATCACCGACACCGTGGCCCTGCTGCGCGGAGACGGGCTGCGGGTGGGGGTCTCGGTGGCCGAGGACGCCGGCGAGATCGAGGGCGTCAACGACCGTGTCCAGCTCGCCGCCGCCAGAGCCAGCCTCAACCGCCGCCTACTGGAGACCCACATGCGCGCGGGGGTGACGGTCGTCGACCCCGCCAGCACGCTCGTCGACGTCGACGTGACGATCGGCCAGGACGCGGTCATCGAGCCGCAGACCCAGCTCCTGGGCGGGACCGTCGTCGGTGACGAGGCCCACGTCGGTCCGGGGGCACGCCTCACGGACACCGCGGTCGGCGCCGGAGCCACCGTGTCCCACACGGTCGCCGAGGGCGCCGAGATCGGCGAACGCGCCGTCGTGGGGCCCTACTCCTACCTCCGCCCCGGCGCACGTCTCGGGGGCCGGGCCAAGGTCGGCACCTTCGTCGAGGTGAAGAACTCCAACGTCGGTGAGGGGACCAAGATCCCGCACCTGACCTACGTGGGCGACGCCGACATCGGCAAGGAGGCGAACATCGGCGCGTCGTCGGTGTTCGTCAACTACGACGGCGTGCACAAGAACAGGACCGTCGTGGGGGACCACGCGCGGACCGGTAGCGACACGATGTTCATCGCCCCCGTCAACGTGGGGGACGGCGCCTACACCGGCGCGGGGACGGTGGTGCGCGAGGACGTCCCTCCGGGGGCCCTCGCGGTGTCGGAAGGGCATCGACAGCGCAACATCGATGGATGGGTGCGCAGTCGGCGCCCGGGTACGGCCGCCGCGGACGCGGCGGAGCGTGCCACCAGCGCCGAGGACTGA
- the cysD gene encoding sulfate adenylyltransferase subunit CysD — translation MPDRPRRTATTSEAWTDMTQAPSRYQMSQLDLLEAEALYIMREVAAEFERPVLLFSGGKDSIVMLRLAEKAFWPGPIPFPVMHVDTGHNFPEVMEFRDRRVAETGVRLIVASVQEQIDAGVVREPTGRWASRNRLQTSALLDALEHHRFDAAFGGARRDEEKARAKERIFSFRDEFGQWEPKAQRPELWNTFNTRVAQGENIRVFPLSNWTELDIWAYVRREELALPSIYFAHERSVFERDGILLADNPHVHRDDDETVFSTMVRYRTVGDMTCTGAVRSTATTLPDIVAEIAATRITERGQTRADDRSSEAAMEDRKREGYF, via the coding sequence CTGCCTGACCGTCCAAGGCGGACCGCTACGACGAGTGAGGCGTGGACGGACATGACGCAGGCGCCCAGCCGATACCAGATGTCCCAGCTCGACCTGCTCGAGGCCGAGGCCTTGTACATCATGCGGGAGGTCGCCGCGGAGTTCGAGCGGCCGGTCCTGCTCTTCTCCGGGGGCAAGGACTCGATCGTGATGCTGCGGCTGGCGGAGAAGGCCTTCTGGCCGGGACCCATTCCCTTCCCCGTCATGCATGTCGACACCGGGCACAACTTTCCCGAGGTCATGGAGTTCCGGGACCGACGCGTCGCCGAGACCGGCGTCCGGTTGATCGTCGCCTCGGTACAGGAGCAGATCGACGCGGGGGTCGTGCGTGAGCCCACCGGCCGGTGGGCCAGCCGCAACCGGTTGCAGACCTCGGCACTCCTGGACGCCCTGGAGCACCACCGGTTCGACGCCGCGTTCGGCGGCGCCCGCCGCGACGAGGAGAAGGCGCGCGCCAAGGAACGAATCTTCTCCTTCCGCGACGAGTTCGGTCAGTGGGAGCCCAAGGCGCAACGCCCCGAACTGTGGAACACCTTCAACACCCGGGTCGCCCAGGGGGAGAACATCCGGGTGTTCCCGCTGTCGAACTGGACCGAGCTGGACATCTGGGCCTACGTACGGCGCGAGGAACTCGCCCTGCCGTCGATCTACTTCGCACACGAACGCTCGGTGTTCGAGCGCGACGGGATCCTTCTGGCCGACAACCCGCACGTGCACCGGGACGACGACGAGACCGTGTTCTCCACCATGGTGCGCTACCGCACGGTCGGCGACATGACCTGTACCGGTGCCGTCCGCTCCACCGCCACCACCCTCCCCGACATCGTCGCGGAGATCGCCGCCACACGGATCACCGAACGGGGGCAGACCCGCGCCGACGACCGATCCAGCGAGGCCGCGATGGAGGACCGCAAGCGCGAGGGCTACTTCTAG
- a CDS encoding glycosyltransferase family 2 protein, translating to MQDRPNVLVLLDSEDSPFAFPLSWTQAWATRHPLLRVEPLAVQHEPTVTPDDGLTAALDRAIVVVCSPCTRSIRTARRHGHVPIVAGPYTDAERIDAGSAQHPFSVPDADHVRCATASELADALERALAHPIDFRVNRDTVPRAPVTAGHRNSVGHRQGTPSLPAPRRAGSGPLPTVCPQDGWPDVTTVVAARTHSDALRRTLRSLAGQDYPGRIHTLVVPARGEPDASLPAGTENRSLAGVANTRSPGLAGARNSGILAATSDYVAFCDDGDTWLPHKLRAQVELLQAHPDTDLVACGIRAVGDRREVDHTPRPGRITFSDLLRYRGTEVHPSTYLLRRSTLMSRTGLIDERIPGTYAKDYELLLRIARNGTVRACPEPAVRVPWHLPSPYSEAWQATSSALRWLLSEYPEFGLVRSGYARVAGQVAFAEAAAGHRRAALRWIATTLRSYPIEPRAYLATAIAGGVSPSTILNTLHRRGRGF from the coding sequence ATGCAGGACCGGCCGAACGTCCTGGTATTGCTCGATTCCGAGGACTCTCCTTTTGCTTTCCCACTGTCCTGGACGCAAGCCTGGGCCACCCGTCATCCCCTGCTGCGGGTAGAGCCCCTGGCCGTCCAGCACGAGCCGACCGTCACGCCGGACGACGGACTCACGGCCGCGCTGGACCGGGCGATCGTCGTGGTCTGCTCTCCGTGCACGCGGTCCATCCGCACGGCTCGACGGCACGGCCACGTTCCCATCGTCGCCGGGCCCTACACCGACGCGGAGCGGATCGACGCCGGATCCGCGCAGCACCCGTTCTCCGTGCCCGACGCCGATCACGTTCGCTGCGCGACCGCCTCGGAGTTGGCTGACGCGTTGGAACGTGCCCTCGCACACCCCATCGACTTCCGGGTGAACCGGGACACCGTGCCTCGGGCCCCGGTCACGGCCGGCCACCGGAACTCTGTGGGGCATCGACAGGGCACCCCGTCCCTCCCCGCGCCCCGGCGTGCGGGCAGCGGGCCACTTCCGACGGTGTGCCCCCAGGACGGATGGCCCGACGTCACCACCGTCGTCGCGGCCCGGACCCACTCCGACGCCCTCCGTCGCACGCTCCGCTCCTTGGCCGGCCAGGACTACCCCGGACGGATCCACACGCTCGTGGTGCCGGCGCGGGGAGAGCCCGACGCCTCACTACCGGCGGGAACGGAGAACCGCTCGCTGGCCGGCGTCGCCAACACCCGCAGCCCTGGTCTGGCCGGCGCCCGCAACTCGGGGATCCTCGCGGCGACCTCCGACTATGTGGCGTTCTGCGACGACGGTGACACGTGGCTGCCTCACAAGCTCCGGGCCCAGGTCGAGCTGCTCCAGGCCCACCCCGACACCGACCTCGTCGCCTGCGGCATTCGCGCGGTCGGCGATCGGCGCGAGGTCGACCACACGCCACGGCCGGGGCGGATCACGTTCAGCGACCTCCTGCGCTACCGCGGAACCGAGGTGCACCCCTCCACCTACCTCCTGCGACGCAGCACCCTGATGAGTCGTACCGGGCTCATCGACGAACGGATCCCCGGCACATACGCCAAGGACTACGAACTGCTGCTGCGGATCGCGCGCAACGGCACCGTGCGCGCGTGCCCCGAACCCGCGGTACGCGTCCCCTGGCACCTGCCCTCCCCCTACTCCGAGGCATGGCAGGCCACCTCCAGTGCGCTGCGCTGGCTGTTGTCGGAGTACCCCGAGTTCGGTCTGGTCCGCTCCGGCTACGCACGCGTCGCCGGCCAGGTCGCCTTCGCCGAGGCGGCGGCCGGCCACCGACGAGCGGCCCTCCGCTGGATCGCGACCACGCTACGCAGCTACCCCATCGAGCCACGCGCCTACCTGGCCACCGCCATCGCCGGAGGCGTGTCCCCCAGCACCATCCTCAACACGCTCCACCGCCGCGGCCGAGGATTCTGA
- a CDS encoding 50S ribosomal protein L25/general stress protein Ctc: MSEVRISAETRTEFGKGAARRVRRAGKVPAVLYGHGTEPRHIALPGHDLMLALKTPNVLLRLDGMDKDNLVLPKAVQRDAIKGFLEHVDLIVVKKGEKVTVDIPLHLTGEIASGGVLNQELVSLEIEAEATHIPESIEFSVEGQEVGAHITAADIPLPAGATLQTDGEALVLTIAAERSDEELEAELTTEEGAEPATAGEEESASESAE, translated from the coding sequence GTGTCAGAGGTACGCATCAGCGCCGAGACGCGCACCGAGTTCGGTAAGGGCGCCGCCCGTCGCGTCCGCCGCGCGGGCAAGGTGCCGGCCGTCCTCTACGGCCACGGCACAGAGCCGCGGCACATCGCACTGCCGGGCCACGACCTGATGCTCGCCCTCAAGACACCGAACGTTCTGCTTCGCCTGGACGGCATGGACAAGGACAACCTTGTTCTGCCCAAGGCCGTGCAGCGGGACGCCATCAAGGGCTTCCTGGAGCATGTTGACCTGATCGTGGTCAAGAAGGGCGAGAAGGTCACCGTCGATATCCCGCTCCACCTCACCGGCGAGATCGCCTCGGGCGGAGTGCTGAACCAGGAACTGGTCAGCCTGGAGATCGAGGCCGAGGCGACGCACATTCCGGAGTCCATCGAGTTCTCCGTCGAAGGCCAGGAGGTCGGGGCGCACATCACCGCCGCCGACATTCCCCTCCCGGCTGGTGCGACGCTGCAGACCGATGGTGAGGCCCTGGTCCTCACCATCGCCGCGGAGCGTTCGGACGAGGAGCTTGAGGCCGAGCTCACCACCGAGGAGGGCGCCGAGCCCGCCACGGCTGGTGAAGAGGAGTCCGCGTCGGAGTCCGCTGAGTAA
- a CDS encoding TetR/AcrR family transcriptional regulator, whose protein sequence is MGAVSEQTSRSRKERMTGRQRREQLLDIGRRLFADRGYEGASIEEIAARAGVTRPVVYEHFGGKEGIYAVVVDREMQALLSMVSTAIADSDDARAQLEGAALALLRYVEERSDGFRILTRDSHAASGTGSFASLISELASRVEHVLAEQFRSRGYDPKLAPLYAQSLVGMVALTGQWWLEVRKPKREVVAAHLVNLAWNGLSHMDKKPGLSRKRKDE, encoded by the coding sequence ATGGGAGCCGTGAGCGAGCAGACCTCCCGTTCCCGCAAGGAGCGGATGACCGGCCGACAGCGCCGAGAACAATTGCTGGACATCGGCCGGAGACTGTTCGCCGATCGCGGTTACGAGGGCGCGTCCATCGAGGAGATCGCCGCTCGCGCCGGTGTGACGCGCCCCGTCGTCTATGAGCACTTCGGCGGGAAGGAAGGCATCTACGCCGTCGTGGTCGACCGCGAGATGCAGGCCCTGCTGAGCATGGTGAGCACGGCCATCGCCGACTCCGACGACGCGCGTGCGCAGTTGGAGGGGGCGGCGCTCGCGCTCCTGCGCTACGTCGAGGAGCGCAGCGACGGCTTCCGGATCCTGACCCGGGACTCGCACGCCGCCTCGGGGACGGGCAGCTTCGCCAGCCTGATCAGCGAACTCGCCTCCCGGGTGGAGCACGTGCTGGCGGAACAGTTCCGGTCCCGGGGCTACGATCCCAAGCTGGCTCCGCTGTACGCCCAGTCACTCGTGGGTATGGTCGCGTTGACGGGACAGTGGTGGTTGGAGGTCCGCAAGCCCAAGCGGGAGGTCGTCGCGGCGCATCTGGTGAACCTCGCGTGGAACGGGCTGTCGCACATGGACAAGAAGCCGGGGCTGTCTCGCAAGAGAAAAGATGAGTGA
- the pth gene encoding aminoacyl-tRNA hydrolase, with protein MGSDSDDRWLVVGLGNPGPRYAGNRHNVGHMVLDVLAQRSSERWKGHKTRTDVAVVRIEGVPTVLAKPRSYMNVSGGPVAGVSDFFSVPVDRVVVVHDDMDIPFGAIKIKRGGGAGGHNGLRSISKSLSAPDYVRVRFGVGRPPGSQDAADYVLRDFSSTERKELDVELERAADAVEAVLAHGVEKAQNTFHGS; from the coding sequence ATGGGCTCCGACTCCGACGACCGGTGGCTGGTGGTGGGCCTGGGCAACCCTGGTCCGCGCTATGCCGGCAACCGTCACAACGTCGGGCACATGGTGCTCGATGTCCTGGCTCAGCGTTCGAGTGAGCGCTGGAAGGGGCACAAGACACGGACAGACGTCGCTGTGGTCAGGATCGAGGGCGTGCCCACGGTCCTGGCCAAGCCGCGTTCCTACATGAACGTCTCTGGCGGCCCCGTCGCGGGCGTCAGCGACTTCTTCTCCGTTCCCGTGGACCGGGTGGTCGTGGTCCACGACGACATGGACATTCCCTTCGGCGCGATCAAGATCAAGCGCGGGGGAGGCGCGGGCGGGCACAACGGCCTGCGGTCCATCTCCAAATCGTTGTCCGCCCCCGACTACGTGCGGGTTCGATTCGGAGTGGGGCGTCCGCCCGGCTCCCAGGACGCGGCGGACTACGTGCTGCGCGACTTCTCCTCCACGGAGCGCAAGGAGCTCGACGTCGAGCTGGAGCGGGCCGCGGACGCGGTGGAGGCCGTGTTGGCCCATGGCGTGGAGAAGGCGCAGAACACCTTCCACGGTTCCTGA